In Oncorhynchus mykiss isolate Arlee chromosome 32, USDA_OmykA_1.1, whole genome shotgun sequence, the DNA window GAGGCTTTAAGCTATTTTTGTTGTGATTTTAATTTGCTTTTATTTATTTgtcaaaataaaaacacaatacaaccacatATGTGAAGATAATGCATTTACTATCATTGAGGATGACACAAAAAAGTGATACACCTAATCATTTACAATTTAAGATTAATGATATATTAATTATGCACCAAAATAGACAACATTTTCACCATTGATTTAATATACTACATATTTGAGGCAATATAAATGGTTCCTTTCTAGCAATAAATACCACTCCCTAAACCGCCTCACCCACTTGAAGAAAAGTGTTGATCACTACTGCCAGTAGGTGGCAGCACCTCTTAAACCCCACGGAAGAAGCCGAAAAGCCTCAACAGGAAGCTATCTTTGCTACCATCCTTCATCGAGTTTTCAGACATGTCTTTGATACTTGATAGTGGCCAGTAGCTTTTTGGAAAATGAAATTCCACAGACTGTTGGAACTAAAGAACAGTTTACTTGTCTGCATTTATCACCACCAAACATTTTGAAATATCCCACAAAACGGCACCCATTCAGTTGATATACACTGTGTGTATAAAatattaggaacactttcctaatattgagttacacccccttttgccctgagAACAGCTGcaattcttcagggcatggactctacaaggtgtcgaaagcgttccacaggaatgctgacCCATCTAGACTCCAAtccttctcacagttgtgtcaagttggctggatgtcctttgggtggtggaccattcatgggaatctgttgagcatgaaaacccagcagtgtttcagttcttgacacactcaaaccagtgttcctggcacatactaccataccctgttcaaaggcacttacatcttttgtctggcccattcaccctctgaatggcacaaatcaaatcaaatcacacatacaccatccatgtctcaactgtctcacgGTTTAAAAATGATTCTTTAACTCGTCTCCTccgcttcatctacactgactgaagtggatcaATAGAGATGACAtcaatagagtaccacagtatgagtcgtaatacccataaaacctagcggtcaaacagggataTGGTGACAATAATTTTTCCACTATTCATTTTTCCTGTAGGGgagtttagaaacacttaaaggAAGGGCTATATTTCATGTAgtcttaccctggtgtgacgttttgagaaccttgtaaatctctctgggacaaggtgacttttatcaaatTGGCCAAATTTCCTTCAATGGACAAttctgtcttgtgcaagtttaaattgacacaatacctgttagcaaaggtgtcatcTAGAGATAAAGTGCTAGAGCTTGCAGGGAATTGTGAATTTGTATAATGTCTACTTTGGTGTTAATTAGCATTTTCAAATCTGAGATAtgttgataaaagtcaccttgtccgagagagatttacacggtcatcaaaatgtcacgccagggtaaCCCTACACCaaacagaccttattttaagtgtttctaaaatcccttatgggaaaaatgaatggtggaaaaccgattggaaccatttccctgtttgaccgctaggttttatgggtattataatacctctactgtggggctctataagactctctccaatagaacccaacattgcagagttatatgcatcctttcaagcccacccttctcattaacctgtggtgagttattcacaattttcgatgaacaggtaaggttttatatgtaagatgaaTAAACAAAGAgataaattattgattattattgtattattatttgtgccctggtcctataagtgCTCTTTGTCACaacccacgagccgggttgtgaaaaaaacttttaggctgggtttctgtacagcactttgagatatcagctgatgtaagaagggctatataaataaatttgatttgatttgattccagggcgaattgctgcaaagaaaccactactaaaggacaccaataagaagatacttgcttgggccaaaaaaacacaagcaatggacattagatcggtggaaatctgtcgtttggtctgatgagtccaaatgtgagatttttggttgcaaccgctgtgtctttgtgagaagcagagtaggtgaacagatgatctctgcatgcgtggttactacatgattccatatgtgttatttcatagttttgatgtcttttaaaaataaagaaaaacccttgaatgagtaggtgtgtcagaCTTTTGTCTGGTAgtgcatatatatacagtatacatacatataaatatatacacatatcTTATACACAtatctttttaaaatatattttcctttattatatTCCCCTAACCCTAGAAcgcctcccctaattggagtaaactaatggacaacaacacttagggttctacttccagcttatacgtactatatacattttacagacacaatgtattttacaacagttatcttttgtttgtttttaatcctACATTTCAGCTAACATCAAcccctcccacctatctctgaagaccatccagtttcaTTTTCATTTTGCCTAAGACAGAAAGTTACTTAAGGCAAAGATGgtagtagggtggttggtcagggtggatgggtgggcgcATAACATGAACATCTATCCACCTATAGGTTGTGTGGTGGGGTGGGTGGGCATATAACATGAACATCTACCCACCTATAGGTTGTGAGTTTTAATCTCGTCATAGATTTAGGCATTTTAGTTATTTTGCAACTTTTCaaatacttactactttttaCCTACTTTGCATCTACTTAGCATGTTGCTAACATTTCCTCTTACCTTAAATGTAACCCTTTTAgccaacccttcccctaaccttaaccctttaacctgaCTCCCAACTtagccctaaacttaaccctaacccctagccttgctaacgttagccagctagatCATGTTAGCCACCCAGCCACTTAGCTAGAATGTGTAGCATATCATACATTTtggcaaattcgtaacatattgtacgttttgcaaatGTGTAACATATAATAGGAATTGTTATTcaaaacatatcatacaaaatgggtgatggacatccacaaattaatacatatcaTATGAAACATAACATagcatactaaatggagtgtgcAAGATTTACATACAAAATAATACAaactgctctgagaccaggttggccaGTCAGCACCTGGTCTAGCTACAGTATTACATGATTAGCCTATCTATCATTAGCTAAGTAGGCCTACtgggttttttttgtgtgtgtttttcaattgggaggagaggggaggcgagagagacgagagagtggTTGAGAAGTGGAACATTCAGAAGTTGACGTTTGGTAGACCACTTTAGACCTATCCATGGTTCTGAAACAAATAACATCCAAATCAACGGTAAAATCGATACTATCGTTTTAATTTGTGCTTTACATGATTAAGTAACAATATGCCACCAATTTAACAATATTCATACATTACATAGGTGATCAAAATTACGAAAAAACATAAGCGACCCAGGTCATGAAAACGGGACCCACTTCTGTGGCGACAGAGTTCTTTCAAGTGTTCCAGAGAAGAAAATCCAACGTTGAGCTCTTCAGAGTCTTCTCCCGTGTCTCTTCTTCCTCTGAGCCAAAATCATAATAATTATAGTCTTGCTGCCTGAAGAATGAAAATAGATGTACATTTTGAAATTATAGGCCTATGGGGCTTTCCCATTCGAAAGTCTATAAATTGAAGCCTAAATGGTACTGTATCCTTTTtccttaaatatatatatattaaatagtAATGCAATTATTTAATAGGCTACtgttagtgtttaaatactggagagttgagaccaaatcacggacgctggacagagtggatttcagttgtaacaaaagacagttttaatgagtcaaagatatcttgtcccgcagttttacgtgcacggatctagttcatttaactcggcaaggagtcaggtgaaaaagaggccttatacaacggttacattcatttttatacatagcataaagtaggtggagtcttgtcgttttagtcttctgactggtcacaaagggttggaggcgggccttgctctagccagagcgggccccatccTTTGCACTTGGCACTCGACCAGTAGAGGGgaatgagatgtgtgtttatacaaggaGATATTTGTGTGTCTGGAAATCTGatacaggagagcagagggggtcgtgaaagaagagaacagagggggtcagtcttatggctgggtgtatgtgttcttgcgATGGAAtatctttgtttatatgagctatgtgtatgaatatttatataacactaCCTTATGTTATTGGTCGAAACATGCTACAAAAACACCATTATTCGTCAATGTAGGCTTACCTAATGTTTCCATTTGGCACGGGTTCGGACCTGCGTGAGAAAAAGGCCATAGCTCGGAAAGGATACCGGCGGTTGAACTCATTCCTGCCGAACCTCTGTGGCAGGGTGGCGGAGGGCAGTGTCCCGACATGGGGACACTCAATACACGACGTCGGTTCCGTTGCGCCAGACCCCTGTGCTCTTCCAAACCGTTGCGGTAAATTAAGGGTCGTTTTGGGTGAGTGGGTGTCGTCGGGTAGGGAGTCCCGGCCGAAGCGAAGCGGAAGGTTGGCATGAAGGTGTGACGTTTTGACAGGTGGCGGGTAGAGTCGGACCATGGTCGGTGCTAAGCTGACTTTGCCGCTGGTCGGCACTACGTTGATTTTGAAATCATCCACCTCGATACTCCGTGGTATTTCATTGCTTGTCTGAAAAGCAAAAAGCAGGGAAAAAACATAAAATATTCCTCTTTCCCTCATcttattttgtgtgtgtataaAATCTAGATATAATCACACAAAAAATAATATTATTGATGACTATTCGTTAACTGGTAAAGAAGGCTACAACTTGACTAGTCGTTAACTGGTAAAGAAGGCTACAACTTGACTAGTCGTTAACTGGTAAAGAAGGCTACAACTTGACTAGTCGTTAACTGGTAAAGAAGGATACAACCTGACTAGTCGTTAACTGGTAAAGAAGGCTACAACTTGACTAGTCGTTAACTGGTAAAGAAGGATACAACCTGACTAGTCGTTAACTGGTAAAGAAGGCTACAACTTGTCTAGTCGTTAACTGGTAAAGAAGGCTACAACTTGACTAGTCGTTAATTGGTAAAGAAGGCTACAACTTGTCTAGTTGTTAACTGGTAAAGAAGGCTACAACTTGTCTAGTCGTTAACTGGTAAAGAAGGCTACAACTTGTCTAGTCGTTAACTGGTAAAGAAGGCTACAACTTGACTAGTCGTTAACTGGTAAAGAAGGCTACAACTTGTCTAGTCGTTAACTGGTAAAGAAGGCTACAACTTGTCTAGTCGTTAACTGGTAAAGAAGGCTACAACTTGACTAGTCGTTAACTGGTAAAGAAGGCTACAACTTGTCTAGTCGTTAACTGGTAAAGAAGGCTACAACTTGTCTAGTCGTTAACTGGTAAAGAAGGCTACAACTTGTCTAGTCGTTAACTGGTAAAGAAGGCTACAACTTGTCTAGTCGTTAACTGGTAAAGAAGGCTACAACTTGTCTAGTCGTTAATTGGTAAAGAAGGCTACAACTTGATTGTCATATCAAATCAACAGAGCAGCATTGCACGGCCATTTTAGCAGATCTTTTTTAACCTGATATTTACTCGGAAACTATGGAATCATAATATCAATCAAacgtttgtttttttaaaacgAAAACGTTTTACATCAGCCGTTGTCACAAAGTGCGTAACAGATTCCCAGCCTAAAACGCCAAAGAGTGAGCCATGCAGAAGCGCAGTGGCCAGGAAAAACT includes these proteins:
- the npvf gene encoding uncharacterized protein npvf isoform X1; this translates as MFHRDKMLPVTATLRTTMSMFILVILGCLGFQGVMASDSRAYRMSMTNDNDGHTTSQRQDPQTSNEIPRSIEVDDFKINVVPTSGKVSLAPTMVRLYPPPVKTSHLHANLPLRFGRDSLPDDTHSPKTTLNLPQRFGRAQGSGATEPTSCIECPHVGTLPSATLPQRFGRNEFNRRYPFRAMAFFSRRSEPVPNGNIRFPDTQISPCINTHLIPLYWSSAKCKGWGPLWLEQGPPPTLCDQSED
- the npvf gene encoding growth hormone-releasing peptides isoform X2, giving the protein MFHRDKMLPVTATLRTTMSMFILVILGCLGFQGVMASDSRAYRMSMTNDNDGHTTSQRQDPQTSNEIPRSIEVDDFKINVVPTSGKVSLAPTMVRLYPPPVKTSHLHANLPLRFGRDSLPDDTHSPKTTLNLPQRFGRAQGSGATEPTSCIECPHVGTLPSATLPQRFGRNEFNRRYPFRAMAFFSRRSEPVPNGNIRQQDYNYYDFGSEEEETREKTLKSSTLDFLLWNT